In Xiphophorus hellerii strain 12219 chromosome 4, Xiphophorus_hellerii-4.1, whole genome shotgun sequence, a single genomic region encodes these proteins:
- the znf821 gene encoding zinc finger protein 821 isoform X4 produces the protein MTANRAQCRLQGAGVKVESDEGADHGNNFVCPLCTLDFSSPERLISHVYQHTSMMSNTKSYVCPVCGRALSSPGSLGRHLLIHSEDRLSNCAVCGARFTDTNNFNREKLKDVLDTSRIDITGGRETCSMSHSLSSSPMSSPGSSTHSCHGAGPSPSSCQGPPPCQAPDPTSTLCQAHRSCQASSHIPNQCQGPRPCHALSPGCGPCLGSEQGPAFPSLPDGLLSEGPSLASIPDALNSSSSALPPIPDIMSPMPVYPAGVLLVCNSCVAYQQLVEAQSPMRKWALRRKNEPLEARLQRLERERTAKKNKRACETDEEKELRRLRDREAKRMQRMQETEEQRARRLQRDREAMRLKRANETPEKRQARLIREREAKRIKRRLEKIDPALRTQIEHDPAAMAALTADMSLFQFPCPMPVPSIDNGLFMKLP, from the exons ATGACTGCCAACCGAGCGCAGTGCCGCCTTCAAGGGGCAGGTGTCAAAGTG gAGAGTGACGAGGGGGCTGACCACGGCAACAACTTTGTCTGTCCTCTGTGCACGCTGGATTTCAGCAGCCCTGAGAGACTCATTTCACATGTCTACCAG CATACAAGCATGATGAGCAACACCAAGAGCTACGTGTGCCCAGTGTGTGGGCGAGCCCTGAGTTCTCCTGGCTCGCTTGGACGGCATCTTCTCATCCACTCTGAGGACCGCCTCTCCAACTGCGCCGTCTGTGGCGCACGCTTCACAGACACCAACAACTTTAACAG GGAAAAGCTAAAAGATGTCCTCGACACAAGCAGGATTGACATCACTGGTGGACGGGAAACCTGCTCCATGTCCCACTCCCTCTCCAGCAGCCCCATGAGCAGCCCGGGCTCCAGCACGCACTCCTGCCACGGAGCGGGTCCCAGTCCCAGTTCCTGTCAGGGCCCGCCTCCATGCCAGGCTCCCGATCCGACATCCACACTCTGTCAGGCCCATCGCTCCTGCCAGGCCTCCAGCCACATCCCAAACCAGTGTCAAGGACCACGGCCGTGCCACGCATTAAGCCCAGGTTGTGGACCGTGCTTGGGGTCCGAACAAGGACCCGCCTTTCCTTCGCTGCCCGACGGGCTCCTGTCTGAAGGTCCGTCGCTCGCGTCCATCCCTGACGCCCTcaactcctcctcctcagccCTTCCTCCCATTCCCGACATCATGAGCCCGATGCCCGTCTACCCCGCTGGAGTCCTGCTGGTGTGCAACAGCTGCGTGGCCTACCAGCAGCTGGTGGAGGCGCAGTCTCCGATGCGGAAGTGGGCCCTGCGTCGCAAGAACGAGCCCCTGGAGGCTCGCCTGCAGCGTTTGGAGCGCGAACGCACCGCGAAGAAGAACAAGCGCGCCTGCGAGACGGACGAGGAGAAGGAGCTGAGGCGGCTGCGAGACCGCGAGGCCAAGCGCATGCAGAGGATGCAGGAGACGGAGGAGCAGAGGGCGCGGCGACTGCAGAGAGACCGGGAGGCCATGCGGCTAAAGAGGGCCAACGAGACTCCGGAGAAGAGGCAGGCCCGGCTGATCCGCGAGAGGGAGGCCAAGCGGATCAAGCGGCGGCTGGAGAAGATTGACCCCGCCCTCAGGACACAGATCGAGCACGATCCCGCCGCGATGGCCGCTCTCACAGCGGACATGAGTCTCTTTCAGTTCCCCTGTCCCATGCCGGTTCCTTCCATAGATAATGGTCTCTTCATGAAGCTGCCATGA
- the znf821 gene encoding zinc finger protein 821 isoform X1 encodes MSRRKQTNPFKVDWPFHTLGLSGLQHTINMDGRDEFTEDGECCNNNSQEVQGQDSLTEDSDSDPDNHGEDSSSNASADDHMTANRAQCRLQGAGVKVESDEGADHGNNFVCPLCTLDFSSPERLISHVYQHTSMMSNTKSYVCPVCGRALSSPGSLGRHLLIHSEDRLSNCAVCGARFTDTNNFNREKLKDVLDTSRIDITGGRETCSMSHSLSSSPMSSPGSSTHSCHGAGPSPSSCQGPPPCQAPDPTSTLCQAHRSCQASSHIPNQCQGPRPCHALSPGCGPCLGSEQGPAFPSLPDGLLSEGPSLASIPDALNSSSSALPPIPDIMSPMPVYPAGVLLVCNSCVAYQQLVEAQSPMRKWALRRKNEPLEARLQRLERERTAKKNKRACETDEEKELRRLRDREAKRMQRMQETEEQRARRLQRDREAMRLKRANETPEKRQARLIREREAKRIKRRLEKIDPALRTQIEHDPAAMAALTADMSLFQFPCPMPVPSIDNGLFMKLP; translated from the exons ATGTCCAGACGAAAACAAACCAACCCCTTCAAAGTTGACT GGCCATTCCACACTTTGGGCTTATCTGGACTCCAGCACACCATTAACATGGACGGCAGAGATGAATTCACCGAGGATGGCGAATGCTGCAACAACAACTCGCAAGAAGTCCAAGGACAGGATAGCCTCACAG AAGACAGCGATAGCGACCCCGACAACCACGGCGAAGACTCGTCCTCCAACGCGTCTGCTGACGACCACATGACTGCCAACCGAGCGCAGTGCCGCCTTCAAGGGGCAGGTGTCAAAGTG gAGAGTGACGAGGGGGCTGACCACGGCAACAACTTTGTCTGTCCTCTGTGCACGCTGGATTTCAGCAGCCCTGAGAGACTCATTTCACATGTCTACCAG CATACAAGCATGATGAGCAACACCAAGAGCTACGTGTGCCCAGTGTGTGGGCGAGCCCTGAGTTCTCCTGGCTCGCTTGGACGGCATCTTCTCATCCACTCTGAGGACCGCCTCTCCAACTGCGCCGTCTGTGGCGCACGCTTCACAGACACCAACAACTTTAACAG GGAAAAGCTAAAAGATGTCCTCGACACAAGCAGGATTGACATCACTGGTGGACGGGAAACCTGCTCCATGTCCCACTCCCTCTCCAGCAGCCCCATGAGCAGCCCGGGCTCCAGCACGCACTCCTGCCACGGAGCGGGTCCCAGTCCCAGTTCCTGTCAGGGCCCGCCTCCATGCCAGGCTCCCGATCCGACATCCACACTCTGTCAGGCCCATCGCTCCTGCCAGGCCTCCAGCCACATCCCAAACCAGTGTCAAGGACCACGGCCGTGCCACGCATTAAGCCCAGGTTGTGGACCGTGCTTGGGGTCCGAACAAGGACCCGCCTTTCCTTCGCTGCCCGACGGGCTCCTGTCTGAAGGTCCGTCGCTCGCGTCCATCCCTGACGCCCTcaactcctcctcctcagccCTTCCTCCCATTCCCGACATCATGAGCCCGATGCCCGTCTACCCCGCTGGAGTCCTGCTGGTGTGCAACAGCTGCGTGGCCTACCAGCAGCTGGTGGAGGCGCAGTCTCCGATGCGGAAGTGGGCCCTGCGTCGCAAGAACGAGCCCCTGGAGGCTCGCCTGCAGCGTTTGGAGCGCGAACGCACCGCGAAGAAGAACAAGCGCGCCTGCGAGACGGACGAGGAGAAGGAGCTGAGGCGGCTGCGAGACCGCGAGGCCAAGCGCATGCAGAGGATGCAGGAGACGGAGGAGCAGAGGGCGCGGCGACTGCAGAGAGACCGGGAGGCCATGCGGCTAAAGAGGGCCAACGAGACTCCGGAGAAGAGGCAGGCCCGGCTGATCCGCGAGAGGGAGGCCAAGCGGATCAAGCGGCGGCTGGAGAAGATTGACCCCGCCCTCAGGACACAGATCGAGCACGATCCCGCCGCGATGGCCGCTCTCACAGCGGACATGAGTCTCTTTCAGTTCCCCTGTCCCATGCCGGTTCCTTCCATAGATAATGGTCTCTTCATGAAGCTGCCATGA
- the znf821 gene encoding zinc finger protein 821 isoform X3, translated as MGPFHTLGLSGLQHTINMDGRDEFTEDGECCNNNSQEVQGQDSLTEDSDSDPDNHGEDSSSNASADDHMTANRAQCRLQGAGVKVESDEGADHGNNFVCPLCTLDFSSPERLISHVYQHTSMMSNTKSYVCPVCGRALSSPGSLGRHLLIHSEDRLSNCAVCGARFTDTNNFNREKLKDVLDTSRIDITGGRETCSMSHSLSSSPMSSPGSSTHSCHGAGPSPSSCQGPPPCQAPDPTSTLCQAHRSCQASSHIPNQCQGPRPCHALSPGCGPCLGSEQGPAFPSLPDGLLSEGPSLASIPDALNSSSSALPPIPDIMSPMPVYPAGVLLVCNSCVAYQQLVEAQSPMRKWALRRKNEPLEARLQRLERERTAKKNKRACETDEEKELRRLRDREAKRMQRMQETEEQRARRLQRDREAMRLKRANETPEKRQARLIREREAKRIKRRLEKIDPALRTQIEHDPAAMAALTADMSLFQFPCPMPVPSIDNGLFMKLP; from the exons ATGG GGCCATTCCACACTTTGGGCTTATCTGGACTCCAGCACACCATTAACATGGACGGCAGAGATGAATTCACCGAGGATGGCGAATGCTGCAACAACAACTCGCAAGAAGTCCAAGGACAGGATAGCCTCACAG AAGACAGCGATAGCGACCCCGACAACCACGGCGAAGACTCGTCCTCCAACGCGTCTGCTGACGACCACATGACTGCCAACCGAGCGCAGTGCCGCCTTCAAGGGGCAGGTGTCAAAGTG gAGAGTGACGAGGGGGCTGACCACGGCAACAACTTTGTCTGTCCTCTGTGCACGCTGGATTTCAGCAGCCCTGAGAGACTCATTTCACATGTCTACCAG CATACAAGCATGATGAGCAACACCAAGAGCTACGTGTGCCCAGTGTGTGGGCGAGCCCTGAGTTCTCCTGGCTCGCTTGGACGGCATCTTCTCATCCACTCTGAGGACCGCCTCTCCAACTGCGCCGTCTGTGGCGCACGCTTCACAGACACCAACAACTTTAACAG GGAAAAGCTAAAAGATGTCCTCGACACAAGCAGGATTGACATCACTGGTGGACGGGAAACCTGCTCCATGTCCCACTCCCTCTCCAGCAGCCCCATGAGCAGCCCGGGCTCCAGCACGCACTCCTGCCACGGAGCGGGTCCCAGTCCCAGTTCCTGTCAGGGCCCGCCTCCATGCCAGGCTCCCGATCCGACATCCACACTCTGTCAGGCCCATCGCTCCTGCCAGGCCTCCAGCCACATCCCAAACCAGTGTCAAGGACCACGGCCGTGCCACGCATTAAGCCCAGGTTGTGGACCGTGCTTGGGGTCCGAACAAGGACCCGCCTTTCCTTCGCTGCCCGACGGGCTCCTGTCTGAAGGTCCGTCGCTCGCGTCCATCCCTGACGCCCTcaactcctcctcctcagccCTTCCTCCCATTCCCGACATCATGAGCCCGATGCCCGTCTACCCCGCTGGAGTCCTGCTGGTGTGCAACAGCTGCGTGGCCTACCAGCAGCTGGTGGAGGCGCAGTCTCCGATGCGGAAGTGGGCCCTGCGTCGCAAGAACGAGCCCCTGGAGGCTCGCCTGCAGCGTTTGGAGCGCGAACGCACCGCGAAGAAGAACAAGCGCGCCTGCGAGACGGACGAGGAGAAGGAGCTGAGGCGGCTGCGAGACCGCGAGGCCAAGCGCATGCAGAGGATGCAGGAGACGGAGGAGCAGAGGGCGCGGCGACTGCAGAGAGACCGGGAGGCCATGCGGCTAAAGAGGGCCAACGAGACTCCGGAGAAGAGGCAGGCCCGGCTGATCCGCGAGAGGGAGGCCAAGCGGATCAAGCGGCGGCTGGAGAAGATTGACCCCGCCCTCAGGACACAGATCGAGCACGATCCCGCCGCGATGGCCGCTCTCACAGCGGACATGAGTCTCTTTCAGTTCCCCTGTCCCATGCCGGTTCCTTCCATAGATAATGGTCTCTTCATGAAGCTGCCATGA
- the znf821 gene encoding zinc finger protein 821 isoform X2, whose protein sequence is MSRRKQTNPFKVDWPFHTLGLSGLQHTINMDGRDEFTEDGECCNNNSQEVQGQDSLTDSDSDPDNHGEDSSSNASADDHMTANRAQCRLQGAGVKVESDEGADHGNNFVCPLCTLDFSSPERLISHVYQHTSMMSNTKSYVCPVCGRALSSPGSLGRHLLIHSEDRLSNCAVCGARFTDTNNFNREKLKDVLDTSRIDITGGRETCSMSHSLSSSPMSSPGSSTHSCHGAGPSPSSCQGPPPCQAPDPTSTLCQAHRSCQASSHIPNQCQGPRPCHALSPGCGPCLGSEQGPAFPSLPDGLLSEGPSLASIPDALNSSSSALPPIPDIMSPMPVYPAGVLLVCNSCVAYQQLVEAQSPMRKWALRRKNEPLEARLQRLERERTAKKNKRACETDEEKELRRLRDREAKRMQRMQETEEQRARRLQRDREAMRLKRANETPEKRQARLIREREAKRIKRRLEKIDPALRTQIEHDPAAMAALTADMSLFQFPCPMPVPSIDNGLFMKLP, encoded by the exons ATGTCCAGACGAAAACAAACCAACCCCTTCAAAGTTGACT GGCCATTCCACACTTTGGGCTTATCTGGACTCCAGCACACCATTAACATGGACGGCAGAGATGAATTCACCGAGGATGGCGAATGCTGCAACAACAACTCGCAAGAAGTCCAAGGACAGGATAGCCTCACAG ACAGCGATAGCGACCCCGACAACCACGGCGAAGACTCGTCCTCCAACGCGTCTGCTGACGACCACATGACTGCCAACCGAGCGCAGTGCCGCCTTCAAGGGGCAGGTGTCAAAGTG gAGAGTGACGAGGGGGCTGACCACGGCAACAACTTTGTCTGTCCTCTGTGCACGCTGGATTTCAGCAGCCCTGAGAGACTCATTTCACATGTCTACCAG CATACAAGCATGATGAGCAACACCAAGAGCTACGTGTGCCCAGTGTGTGGGCGAGCCCTGAGTTCTCCTGGCTCGCTTGGACGGCATCTTCTCATCCACTCTGAGGACCGCCTCTCCAACTGCGCCGTCTGTGGCGCACGCTTCACAGACACCAACAACTTTAACAG GGAAAAGCTAAAAGATGTCCTCGACACAAGCAGGATTGACATCACTGGTGGACGGGAAACCTGCTCCATGTCCCACTCCCTCTCCAGCAGCCCCATGAGCAGCCCGGGCTCCAGCACGCACTCCTGCCACGGAGCGGGTCCCAGTCCCAGTTCCTGTCAGGGCCCGCCTCCATGCCAGGCTCCCGATCCGACATCCACACTCTGTCAGGCCCATCGCTCCTGCCAGGCCTCCAGCCACATCCCAAACCAGTGTCAAGGACCACGGCCGTGCCACGCATTAAGCCCAGGTTGTGGACCGTGCTTGGGGTCCGAACAAGGACCCGCCTTTCCTTCGCTGCCCGACGGGCTCCTGTCTGAAGGTCCGTCGCTCGCGTCCATCCCTGACGCCCTcaactcctcctcctcagccCTTCCTCCCATTCCCGACATCATGAGCCCGATGCCCGTCTACCCCGCTGGAGTCCTGCTGGTGTGCAACAGCTGCGTGGCCTACCAGCAGCTGGTGGAGGCGCAGTCTCCGATGCGGAAGTGGGCCCTGCGTCGCAAGAACGAGCCCCTGGAGGCTCGCCTGCAGCGTTTGGAGCGCGAACGCACCGCGAAGAAGAACAAGCGCGCCTGCGAGACGGACGAGGAGAAGGAGCTGAGGCGGCTGCGAGACCGCGAGGCCAAGCGCATGCAGAGGATGCAGGAGACGGAGGAGCAGAGGGCGCGGCGACTGCAGAGAGACCGGGAGGCCATGCGGCTAAAGAGGGCCAACGAGACTCCGGAGAAGAGGCAGGCCCGGCTGATCCGCGAGAGGGAGGCCAAGCGGATCAAGCGGCGGCTGGAGAAGATTGACCCCGCCCTCAGGACACAGATCGAGCACGATCCCGCCGCGATGGCCGCTCTCACAGCGGACATGAGTCTCTTTCAGTTCCCCTGTCCCATGCCGGTTCCTTCCATAGATAATGGTCTCTTCATGAAGCTGCCATGA